The Psychrobacter sp. 28M-43 genome segment CGCGCCAATATCAGCCCGCGACGAGGGTAAGTGCCTTCTTGTATATAGCGCCCGTCTTTAAAGTCAGGATCGGATAATATAGATTGACGCGCCACTTCGTTAAAGGCGATATTTTGAGCAGATAGCTTTGGCGTACTGGCGATGACCACACAGCGCTTTAATCGCTCTGGATAATCAACAGACCATTGTAGCGCTTGCATACCGCCCATTGAGCCACCGACAATGGCGTGCCAAACATCGATCCCTAAACGATCTGAGAGCATTGCTTGGGTTTTTACCCAGTCTTTGATGGTGATCAGCGGGAAATCAGGGCCATACACTTGTGGCTCATCGCTGCTATTTGCATCAAGGCTGTCCGAACCAACATTATCCGAACCAACGCTATCAGGGTTAATAGTGGTAGGCCCTGTTGAACCAAAACAGCTGCCGATATTATTGACACAGACCACATAGAACTGATTGGTATCAATCGCTTTATTAGGGCCAATCATATTGTCCCACCAGCCTGCTTTTTTGTCATCAGCGCTATGGAAGCCAGCTGCATGGTGATTACCCGATAACGCGTGGCAAATCAGAATCGCATTTGATTTTTCGCTATTGAGCGTACCGTAAGTCTCTACCATCAAGTCAAACGAGGGCAGGGTACGGTTGCATTCTAACGTTAAGGGCTCAGCAAAATGAAAATTCTGGGGCGTAACGACACCCACAGACCCTACAGCACTGTCGGTATTGGCTGAGCTATTAGGGTGAGGTTGTGAATCAGGATGCTGGTCATTGGTATTATCAGAGCGTGCGTTCAAAGCTACCTCGCAAGACTACAATCATCAATAAAATAAAAGCAAAATGGCACGTTGCTAACAGGCTATTTTACCTACACGGTTTTTATAAACTGGGCCTGCCTATTGTATGGTGATGCGCGTTGGAGTACAACCATCGAGCGCGCCTTTCGAGCGCATCGATCATAGTTTTTATAGAAGGTGCGCTAGAAATGAATAACGAGTAAGCCGCCAGCATCAAGTAATCAAGAGTTAATAAATAGCAACTGCGTATCAAATTGTATAGGTGCGCTTTTAGCCCGCGTCATTAATAGATAAAATGCTACACTAATGAGGTGTCTATTCAACTGTGTCTTAACAGTATCGTCTCTTATTATTTTGACCTCACCCTTAATAACTTACTGCTAATAAAGTGCTGCTATGAAACCTAAATTGCCCCCACGTATTGCCGTTTTGTTAGTGAATCTTGGTACCCCAG includes the following:
- the metX gene encoding homoserine O-acetyltransferase MetX, with the translated sequence MGVVTPQNFHFAEPLTLECNRTLPSFDLMVETYGTLNSEKSNAILICHALSGNHHAAGFHSADDKKAGWWDNMIGPNKAIDTNQFYVVCVNNIGSCFGSTGPTTINPDSVGSDNVGSDSLDANSSDEPQVYGPDFPLITIKDWVKTQAMLSDRLGIDVWHAIVGGSMGGMQALQWSVDYPERLKRCVVIASTPKLSAQNIAFNEVARQSILSDPDFKDGRYIQEGTYPRRGLILARMVGHITYLTDDAMKAKFGRDLKSGKFMYGYDVEFQVESYLRYQGERFSENFDANTYLLMTKALDYFDPTRDYPSTVAKDTTESAVQIEDSIAASVESSKASAQSELEDAVTTIEDIESDRQQELSALKAAFAHTQCQYLVVSFTTDWRFAPERSQEIVDALMATGKPVSYINIDAPHGHDSFLFDIPRYMGAVKGFLTAPFITPSRSAIGERS